A region from the Streptomyces tsukubensis genome encodes:
- a CDS encoding metal ABC transporter ATP-binding protein, producing the protein MSTPNSKDAPAVALTGARAALGSRPVLRGVDLTVARGEVVALLGANGSGKSTAVRAAIGRVPLTEGRAELFGTELRRFRQWARVGYVPQRTTAASGVPATIREVVSSGRLSRTRFGLLSRTDRAAIDRAIGLVGLADRAGDPVEALSGGQHQRVLIARALAAEPELLIMDEPMAGVDLASQEVLAATLRDQVAAGTTVLLVLHELGAVEPLIDRAVVLRDGCVVHDGPPPRAVGQHALPGHDHVHPHAADEPLRTGLLG; encoded by the coding sequence ATGAGCACCCCGAACTCCAAGGACGCCCCCGCCGTCGCCCTGACCGGCGCCCGGGCCGCCCTCGGCTCCCGGCCCGTGCTGCGCGGCGTCGATCTGACCGTGGCCCGCGGCGAGGTCGTCGCCCTGCTCGGAGCCAACGGCTCCGGCAAGTCCACCGCCGTCCGCGCCGCGATCGGCCGGGTGCCGCTCACCGAGGGCCGGGCCGAGCTCTTCGGCACCGAGCTGCGCCGCTTCCGCCAGTGGGCCCGGGTCGGCTACGTACCGCAGCGGACCACCGCGGCGAGCGGGGTGCCCGCGACCATCCGCGAGGTCGTCTCGTCCGGACGGCTCTCCCGGACCCGGTTCGGACTGCTGTCCCGCACCGACCGGGCCGCCATCGACCGGGCGATCGGCCTGGTCGGGCTCGCGGACCGGGCCGGGGACCCGGTGGAGGCGCTCTCCGGCGGACAGCACCAGCGGGTGCTGATCGCCCGGGCGCTGGCCGCCGAACCCGAGCTGCTGATCATGGACGAGCCGATGGCCGGGGTCGACCTGGCCAGCCAGGAGGTCCTCGCCGCCACCCTGCGCGACCAGGTCGCTGCGGGCACCACCGTGCTCCTGGTGCTGCACGAGCTGGGCGCGGTGGAGCCGCTGATCGACCGGGCCGTCGTGCTCCGCGACGGCTGCGTGGTCCACGACGGGCCGCCCCCGAGGGCCGTGGGCCAGCATGCGCTGCCCGGCCACGACCACGTACATCCGCACGCGGCCGACGAGCCGCTCCGCACCGGACTGCTGGGCTGA
- a CDS encoding glycine--tRNA ligase codes for MAADKIDTIVNLSKRRGFVYPCSEIYGGQRAAWDYGPLGVELKENIKRQWWRYMVTSREDVVGLDSSVILATEVWEASGHVATFTDPLTECTSCHKRFRADHLIEAYEEKHSGKSPENGLADVNCPHCGTKGAFTDPKQFSGLLATHLGPTQDSGSVAYLRPETAQGIFTNFAQVQQTSRKKPPFGIAQMGKSFRNEITPGNFIFRTREFEQMEMEFFVKPGEDEEWQQYWMDQRWNWYTGLGMREENMRWYEHPKEKLSHYSKRTADIEYRFRFGGSEWGELEGVANRTDYDLSAHSKASGHDLSYFDQEAGERWTPYVIEPAAGVGRTMLAFLLDAYNEDEAPNAKGVMEKRTVLRLDPRLAPVKVAVLPLSRNPQLSPKAKGLASDLRQNWNIEFDDAGAIGRRYRRQDEIGTPFCVTVDFDTLDDNAVTVRERDTMKQERVSLDRIQGYLGERLLGC; via the coding sequence GTGGCCGCCGACAAGATCGACACCATCGTCAACCTGAGCAAGCGCCGTGGCTTTGTCTATCCCTGCAGTGAGATCTACGGCGGCCAGCGGGCCGCCTGGGACTACGGGCCGCTGGGTGTCGAGCTGAAGGAGAACATCAAGCGCCAGTGGTGGCGCTACATGGTCACCTCGCGGGAGGACGTCGTCGGTCTCGACTCGTCGGTCATCCTGGCGACCGAGGTCTGGGAGGCGTCCGGCCACGTCGCCACCTTCACCGACCCGCTCACCGAGTGCACCTCCTGTCACAAGCGGTTCCGTGCGGACCACCTGATCGAGGCGTACGAGGAGAAGCACTCCGGCAAGTCGCCCGAGAACGGCCTCGCGGACGTCAACTGCCCGCACTGCGGCACCAAGGGCGCCTTCACCGACCCCAAGCAGTTCTCCGGTCTGCTCGCCACCCACCTCGGCCCCACCCAGGACTCGGGCTCGGTCGCCTATCTGCGCCCCGAGACCGCCCAGGGCATCTTCACCAACTTCGCCCAGGTCCAGCAGACCTCGCGCAAGAAGCCGCCGTTCGGCATCGCGCAGATGGGCAAGTCCTTCCGCAACGAGATCACGCCCGGAAACTTCATCTTCCGGACCCGTGAGTTCGAGCAGATGGAGATGGAGTTCTTCGTCAAGCCGGGCGAGGACGAGGAGTGGCAGCAGTACTGGATGGACCAGCGCTGGAACTGGTACACCGGGCTCGGTATGCGCGAGGAGAACATGCGCTGGTACGAGCACCCGAAGGAGAAGCTCTCCCACTACTCCAAGCGCACCGCCGACATCGAGTACCGCTTCCGCTTCGGCGGCAGCGAGTGGGGTGAGCTGGAGGGCGTCGCCAACCGCACCGACTACGACCTCTCCGCGCACTCCAAGGCCTCCGGCCACGACCTGTCGTACTTCGACCAGGAGGCCGGCGAGCGCTGGACGCCGTACGTCATCGAGCCCGCCGCCGGTGTCGGCCGGACGATGCTGGCCTTCCTCCTCGACGCCTACAACGAGGACGAGGCGCCGAACGCCAAGGGCGTCATGGAGAAGCGGACCGTGCTCCGGCTCGACCCGCGCCTGGCGCCGGTGAAGGTCGCGGTGCTGCCGCTCTCCCGCAACCCGCAGCTCTCCCCGAAGGCCAAGGGCCTGGCCTCGGACCTGCGCCAGAACTGGAACATCGAGTTCGACGACGCGGGCGCGATCGGCCGCCGCTACCGCCGCCAGGACGAGATCGGCACCCCGTTCTGCGTCACCGTCGACTTCGACACCCTCGACGACAACGCGGTGACCGTGCGCGAGCGCGACACCATGAAGCAGGAGCGGGTCTCCCTGGACCGTATCCAGGGGTACCTGGGCGAGCGTCTGCTGGGCTGCTGA
- a CDS encoding metal ABC transporter permease, with amino-acid sequence MEILETAFMQRALIAALLVGITAPAIGVYLVQRRQALMGDGIGHIAMTGVGLGFLLSTNPIWMATLVSVAGAVTMELIRAYGRTRGDIALALLFYGGMAGGVMLINVSDTGSTADLGSFLFGSLSTVSDADLTAIALLAAFVVLVSVGLRRQLFAVSQDEEFARVTGLPVRALNLLIAVTAAVTVSVAMRVVGLLLVSALMVVPVVAAQQISRSFKATFALAVGIGVTVSLAGTTTSYYRDVPPGATIVLLAIGVFLLLTALAAPVARRRARAAEAVVAADCPVGVPGVRSAGDDVTV; translated from the coding sequence ATGGAAATCCTCGAAACGGCGTTTATGCAGCGGGCGCTGATCGCGGCCCTGCTGGTCGGCATCACCGCCCCCGCGATCGGTGTCTATCTCGTCCAGCGCCGGCAGGCGCTGATGGGCGACGGCATCGGCCATATCGCGATGACCGGTGTGGGCCTCGGCTTCCTGCTCTCCACCAACCCCATCTGGATGGCGACGCTGGTCTCCGTCGCCGGTGCCGTCACCATGGAGCTGATCAGGGCGTACGGCCGCACCCGCGGCGATATCGCCCTGGCCCTGCTCTTCTACGGCGGCATGGCGGGCGGAGTGATGCTGATCAACGTCTCCGACACCGGTTCGACGGCCGATCTCGGCTCCTTCCTCTTCGGTTCGCTCTCCACCGTCTCCGATGCCGATCTGACGGCCATCGCCCTGCTCGCGGCCTTTGTGGTGCTGGTCTCGGTGGGCCTGCGCAGGCAGCTCTTCGCGGTCAGCCAGGACGAGGAGTTCGCCCGGGTCACCGGCCTGCCGGTGCGGGCGCTGAACCTTCTGATCGCCGTCACGGCCGCGGTGACGGTCTCGGTCGCCATGCGGGTCGTGGGGCTGCTGCTGGTCAGCGCGCTGATGGTGGTCCCGGTGGTCGCCGCCCAGCAGATCTCGCGCTCCTTCAAGGCGACCTTCGCCCTGGCCGTCGGGATCGGGGTCACCGTGTCCCTCGCGGGGACCACGACCTCGTACTACCGCGACGTACCGCCCGGGGCGACGATCGTGCTGCTCGCGATCGGGGTCTTCCTGCTGCTGACCGCGCTGGCGGCGCCGGTGGCCCGGCGGCGGGCGAGGGCGGCCGAAGCGGTGGTTGCCGCCGACTGCCCGGTCGGGGTGCCGGGTGTCCGGTCCGCGGGGGACGACGTCACGGTCTGA
- a CDS encoding YcxB family protein: protein MSVEQSEERQTAGPTAVELFYRPGQADAIGAVRARNTAVTSQARRFADAVVALVLVGAGALLLRAGEYLPVGAGLIVAGLTVGLLIPLQPWLVGRQLGAALKVYGETRAVVDTTGVRFVASGIDQSFAWHAWPRYKETPELFVLLSADRKSLGVALLPKRGILGEDGEARLRAVLDECSLRT, encoded by the coding sequence ATGAGCGTGGAGCAGAGTGAGGAGCGGCAGACGGCCGGACCGACGGCGGTGGAGCTGTTCTACCGGCCGGGGCAGGCCGATGCCATCGGCGCCGTCAGGGCCAGGAACACCGCCGTCACCAGCCAGGCCCGGCGCTTCGCCGACGCCGTCGTCGCCCTCGTGCTGGTGGGGGCGGGCGCCCTGCTGCTGAGGGCCGGCGAGTACCTGCCGGTGGGCGCGGGACTGATCGTCGCCGGACTGACCGTGGGCCTGCTGATCCCGCTCCAGCCGTGGCTGGTCGGACGGCAGCTCGGTGCCGCGCTGAAGGTGTACGGGGAGACCCGCGCCGTTGTCGACACCACCGGCGTACGGTTCGTGGCCTCCGGGATCGACCAGTCCTTCGCCTGGCACGCCTGGCCGCGCTACAAGGAGACCCCCGAGCTGTTCGTGCTGCTCAGCGCGGACCGGAAGTCCCTCGGGGTGGCCCTGCTGCCCAAGCGGGGCATCCTCGGGGAGGACGGCGAGGCCCGGCTCCGGGCCGTACTGGACGAGTGTTCCCTGCGGACCTGA
- a CDS encoding metal ABC transporter substrate-binding protein gives MNVRPLIPTAVTAGAAALGLLALSACSTADASDGREDGKLKVVASFYPMQFLAERIGGDHVKVSTLTKPGVEPHDLELKPRQAAQLEKAGYILYLKGVQPAVDTAIEKTDIDHKTDAAKLTDTGLHPEKAEKAGKPEADAHDHGAEKDGHDHGTEGDGHGHEQGAKDDGHGHDHGDGDPHIWLDPLKYAQVADGVGAALAKADPDNAADYRKNAAALSGELKALHASFEQGLKNTATRTFVTTHSAFGHLAERYGLKQEGIAGIDPEAEPSPARIKELQTVAKSDRVTTVFFETLASDRTAKTLAGDTGLRTDVLDPLEGITEKSKGRDYFEVMNANLTALKTALGAK, from the coding sequence ATGAACGTACGCCCCCTGATACCCACGGCCGTCACCGCAGGAGCCGCCGCCCTCGGACTTCTCGCGCTGTCGGCCTGCTCCACCGCCGATGCCTCGGACGGCCGGGAGGACGGAAAGCTCAAGGTGGTGGCGTCGTTCTATCCAATGCAGTTCCTCGCCGAGCGGATCGGCGGCGATCATGTGAAGGTCTCCACCCTGACCAAGCCGGGTGTCGAGCCGCACGATCTGGAACTCAAGCCCCGCCAGGCCGCCCAGCTGGAGAAGGCGGGCTACATCCTCTATCTCAAGGGCGTCCAGCCTGCTGTCGACACCGCCATCGAGAAGACGGACATCGACCACAAAACGGACGCGGCGAAGCTCACGGACACCGGGCTCCACCCCGAGAAGGCCGAGAAGGCCGGGAAGCCCGAAGCCGACGCCCACGACCACGGCGCCGAAAAGGACGGTCACGACCACGGCACGGAGGGCGACGGCCACGGCCATGAGCAGGGCGCGAAGGACGACGGGCACGGCCACGACCACGGTGACGGCGATCCGCATATCTGGCTGGACCCGCTGAAGTACGCGCAGGTCGCCGACGGCGTCGGCGCCGCACTCGCCAAGGCCGACCCCGACAACGCCGCGGACTACCGCAAGAACGCCGCCGCGCTGTCCGGCGAGCTGAAGGCGCTGCACGCATCCTTCGAGCAGGGCCTGAAGAACACCGCCACCCGCACCTTCGTCACCACGCACTCCGCCTTCGGCCACCTCGCCGAGCGGTACGGGCTGAAGCAGGAGGGCATCGCCGGTATCGACCCCGAGGCCGAGCCCAGCCCCGCCCGGATCAAGGAGCTCCAGACCGTCGCCAAGAGCGACCGGGTGACCACCGTCTTCTTCGAGACCCTCGCCAGCGACCGGACCGCGAAGACCCTCGCCGGGGACACCGGACTCCGGACCGACGTCCTCGACCCCCTGGAGGGCATCACCGAGAAGTCGAAGGGCCGGGACTACTTCGAGGTCATGAACGCCAACCTCACCGCCCTCAAGACGGCCCTGGGGGCGAAATGA
- a CDS encoding Fur family transcriptional regulator, with protein MATAPSGGNTTPVRGRSTRQRAAVASALNEVDEFRSAQELHDMLKHRGDSVGLTTVYRTLQSLADAGEVDVLRTSDGESVYRRCSTDDHHHHLVCRVCGKAVEVEGPAVESWAESVAAQHGYVNVAHTVEIFGTCAECAARQTAKG; from the coding sequence GTGGCCACGGCGCCATCCGGCGGAAACACCACCCCCGTACGAGGCCGGTCGACCCGGCAGCGCGCCGCTGTCGCGTCCGCACTCAACGAGGTGGACGAGTTCCGCAGTGCCCAGGAACTGCACGACATGCTCAAGCACCGGGGCGATTCGGTGGGCCTGACGACGGTCTACCGCACCCTCCAGTCCCTGGCGGACGCGGGCGAGGTCGATGTCCTGCGCACCAGCGACGGCGAGTCCGTCTACCGCCGCTGCTCCACCGACGACCACCACCACCATCTGGTCTGCCGGGTCTGCGGCAAGGCCGTCGAGGTCGAGGGCCCCGCGGTGGAGTCGTGGGCCGAATCGGTCGCTGCCCAGCACGGCTATGTGAACGTGGCGCACACCGTGGAGATCTTCGGCACCTGCGCCGAATGCGCCGCCCGGCAGACCGCCAAGGGCTGA